The region AGAAATCTATCATTCGCTATTATTCTGATGTTATTCTGATTAATAATACATCTTAACGAATCTATGCATGTAACAAACAACTCGTCATCATCAATTCCACAGAGTATAACTAAACTTTTAATTATAGCTTCATCATTGATATCACTATCAACGCAATACGCATATAACGTCTGCCACATAACAGATTTGGAAAGTATGCTATTTGTTAGCTTTCGCCAATCATCGGCTGTAAACTCTTGTAACATCTCTGTAGCAATCACACATCCATCATCAAACCAAGAATCATTTATTCCAGGCATTTTAGCGAAGCTATCTAAATAACCATCAAACTCTTTATACACGTTGCACCATCTCCTTAACTATTATACTATATTACTACTTTATATTATTCAAATCTTCTTGGAAGTAGCAAACAAGGGGACGGTTCATCTGTTTGGACAAATTTGAATTAATTTATACTTATATAAAAAATAGTAATTAAATAGAAATAAAATATAAACAAGTAAAATGGACAGTTTTTAAGTAATAAGCTACAGCTACGACAAACAGGCAACAGACAAGTTGTTAAAATTAGTAGAAAAAATACATAATAAAGAAGGAGAAGAAATCCTTAAAAAGTCAGTAGAATATATATATGATGCCAACGGAAACGAAATAAGACAAAGAGCAGACTATATACATTATAATGGTTGTACTGTTCTTTCGTCGAGTATATAATAAACTTGTAATAAAGCAAATAAACACAAAGCTAAGTTAATTATGGAGATTAAAAAATATTTGTATAACTAAACCACAGAAAGAAGGGATAAACGTATGAGAAAGAATGAGATTTATAAAAAAGGGAATTTTATTATTACGACAGATAAAGAAAAACTTGATATATTGGCGGTATTTAATTTATTAAAAAGTAGTTATTGGGCGAGTGAAAGAGAAAAAAGTGTTATTATTCAATCTATTAAAAACTCATTATGTTATTCTTTGTTTTATGGAGACGAACAAATTGGTTTTGCAAGGGTGATAACAGATTTTGCTACATATGCATACTTGTGCGATTTAATAATTGATAGTAATTTTAGAGGACAAGGCCTAGGAAAATGGTTGGTGAAAAGCATTTTAAATCATCCTCAACTTTGTACTTTGAAAAAGTGGAGCTTACATACTAGAGATGCTCAGGAATTATACAAACAGTTTGGATTTGCATATTTGGAAAATGAGAAAGTGTATATGCAGAAAAATCAGAATTAGAGTGGAAGCCAAGATACTCACTGGGGACGAATTTAGAGTATTTATAAAAAACGGAGGATCAAAATGAAAAATCCATTAAAAACTTATAAGAAAAAGAAAAACTTCTATCACAATTTGCTGAAGAAAGAAAGTAGAACAATTAATAAGCTTAGTA is a window of Abyssisolibacter fermentans DNA encoding:
- a CDS encoding GNAT family N-acetyltransferase, which codes for MRKNEIYKKGNFIITTDKEKLDILAVFNLLKSSYWASEREKSVIIQSIKNSLCYSLFYGDEQIGFARVITDFATYAYLCDLIIDSNFRGQGLGKWLVKSILNHPQLCTLKKWSLHTRDAQELYKQFGFAYLENEKVYMQKNQN